GGTCGAGTTCGCCCTGGTTTGGACGACAAGACACTGACTTCATGGAACGGCTTGATGATCATTGGTTTGGTGGACGCCTATTTTGCACTTCAAGATGAGGAATACTTAAACCGAGCTGTAAAAGCTGGTGAATTCATCAAAACCAACCAAATTCGACCTTCAGGGGCCATACTACGAAACTACAAAGACGGCCAATCAACGATTAATGGCTTTCTGGATGATTATGCTTATTCCATTTTAGCATTTACCAAATTATATGAAGCCACTTTTGATGAGTCATGGTTGGAGCAAGCTAAAAAGCTAAAAGAATATGTGATAGTGCATTTCTCTGATGAACAAACCCAGATGTTTTTCTACACTTCCGATCAGGATGAAAAATTGATAGCCCGAAAAATGGAACTGTCAGACAATGTAATCCCAGCGTCCAATTCTGCTATGGCGGAAGCGCTTTATTTATTAGGTCAGTTCTATTACAACCAAAAAGATCTGGATCGAGCCATTCAAATGGTAGCCAATATGGAAAAGGAGATTTCTGAGCAGCCTTACTTTTATAGCAATTGGGCTCGTTTGTATGGATTGATGGGACAACGGCACTTTGAAGTAGCAGTTGTAGGTGTAGACGCTCAGAGTAAAAAATTGGGCTTAGCTAAACCATTTATTCCCAATAAAATTCTCTTAGGCGGGTCTTCAGAAGGCTCGTTGGAATTACTAGATGGCAAGTTCTCTGAAAGGCAGACGCTGATTTATGTTTGTGAAAATAAGTCTTGCCTACTACCAGTAGAAGAAGTAGCAATGGCCAAAAGGCAGATAGTAAAATAGTAATTACTTCTCAAGTTACGAATTAGTTAACCTTTCGTAAATACAATATAAACAGCAGCCAGAAACTGTTTATCATATCATTAAGTTCTAGTATCTGTAGGAAAGCTTGTCAGAATAATGCGTTGATTTGAGTAAAACTTAAAGCTCCCAGCTCATGAAATTCATTTTTCTAATTCTACACCTATTTTCCTTTCCATTTTCTAAAGGAGAATCAAATGCAGACAATACAGACAAAAGTGAATATATCATAAGTAATGGTCAAATGATGTACGGTGACACGGACGTCAATCTTGCATATGAGGATGCCATTCTTCGTTCTGGAAATGACATTATTCACTTTCCTCCTAGTCAGATAGAAAAAGTGGCTGTTATAGATGAAACCACTGGTGATGTAGAATTGTATCACTCCGGTTCGTTTGGGCTCAACAACCGGCAATATCTTTTTCAGATTTTATCGGAAGGCAAGACAACTTTGCTGTATAGAGAGGGATTAAAATTTAGTGATTATGAAGAAACGGAATATCCAGCTTTCTTTATTCTAATAGATAAACAAGTGTTTTCTTTGAGCAACGACAAAAAAGAAATGATCAAGCAGCTTGATCTTGATTTCCAAAAGGACGTGTCGACGTATATCAAAACTCACAAACTCAATCTCTCTGACCAAAAGGACATGACAAAACTTTTTGATTACTACAACCTTCTCATCCTAGAATAGCTGACTTCAAAAGCTTTGGGTTATATAAAAAATAAAACCCAGCCTGATTTATCAAGCTGGGTTCACCTTTATTAAGGGGAATATTTTTTACTCTTCAGTGTATTTGATTTTCAAAATTCGTTCGTCAATCAATAATAAAGAAGCAGGATCATCTCCCAGCATATCAAAGAACTCTAACGCTCTTCTTGCCACAAACTCTTCTTCTACCTGCTCTTTCACAAACCACTGCATGAAGTTCTCTGTTGCGAAATCATTTGCTTTTCTGCAGGCTGCCACAATTTGATTGATTGATTCGGTTACATTGATTTCGCTCTCTAAAGCCAATTCAAAAACTTCTCTTAACGAACTGAAATCATTCTGTGGTGCCTCAATAGTCGCCACTAATGGCTGGCCTCCCATATCGCTGATGTAGTGAAACAACTTCAACATGTGTGCTCTTTCTTCGTTGCTTTGCTCATAGAAGAAATGCGCACTATGGTCAAATCCATGCTGATCACACCAGGCTGCCATCGCCAAATAAGCTGCTGATGATTGTGCTTCCAACTTCACTTGTTTATTGAGCATGCTCATGACATTGTCCTGAACAGCTACTTTTTGTCTCATTAGATCTTTCATGTCTTTGTCTTTTATGTTCATGAAAATGCAGGCATGTATACCATAGCATCTTCATTTCAAGATAAATATATACTATAGGTAACTAAATAGAGCTTAAATAGTTCGGGCAAAAAGAAATTTAGAACTAGTCTAATTTAGGCTTTACAAGGATTTGTATTAAACAAGAGCTCTAACAATGCGCTGTTGTACAATACTGTTGAGTTCAAGCATCACTAAAGTCCCGGGGATGAGGTCCTTCATTTCGATAATTTCATCTAAGGTCAACACCATGAGATGCTCTTTGTTGCAAAGGGGGATGATTTCAATGTCATTAAGTGAGGCATCACTCAAAAGCATTTCTTCAATATTCAACTGATCCAGCTTCGTTTTAAATGCTATGAGAGCACAAACGGCCATACGATACTCCTTGCCTTTATACTCCA
The sequence above is drawn from the Reichenbachiella sp. genome and encodes:
- a CDS encoding ferritin codes for the protein MKDLMRQKVAVQDNVMSMLNKQVKLEAQSSAAYLAMAAWCDQHGFDHSAHFFYEQSNEERAHMLKLFHYISDMGGQPLVATIEAPQNDFSSLREVFELALESEINVTESINQIVAACRKANDFATENFMQWFVKEQVEEEFVARRALEFFDMLGDDPASLLLIDERILKIKYTEE